Part of the Methylomonas rapida genome is shown below.
ACGAAATTGGCTGACGCTGATATTCACCGACAGTTGGAAGCTCCGGCCGAGGAGGCCTTTATTTTCCCAATCCTTAATCTGCCGGGCGGCGGTTTCCAGCGCCCAGAGCCCAATCGGAATCATCAACCCGGTTTCCTCGGCTAAAGGGATGAATTGTTCCGGCAGGATCAACCCCTTTACCGGATGTTGCCAGCGTAATAACGCTTCGGCGCCGAGGATGCGGCGTTCGCTATCGACCTGGGTCTGATAGTAAAGCTGTAATTGACGCTGCTGCAAGGCTTGCTGCAAATCGGCTTCCAATGCCGTGCGCGCTTCAAGCACGGTGCGCATTTGCGGATCGAAAAAACGCCAGGCATCGCGGCCGGCGCTCTTGGCTTCGTACATCGCGGTGTCCGCTTGCTTGAACAATGTTTCGACGCTGATATCGCTGTTGTAAAACAGGCTGATGCCGATGCTGGCGCTGGTGCGATGTTCGTATTGCTTTAGCAGATAGGGCTCGCGCAGCGCATTCAGTACTTTCTCGCCTATCATTTGCGCGTGAGTGACCGCCAGATCGGGTGTGCTTCCCAGCTCTTCCAGCAACAGCACGAATTCGTCGCCGCCCAGGCGGGCCACGGTGTCGATTTCGCGCACGCAGGACGAGAGACGCTTGGCGACTTCGATCAACAACAAATCGCCGACATCATGTCCCTGCGTATCGTTCAAGCCCTTGAACTGGTCCAGGTCCATGAATAGAATCGCGCCATATTGATGGGTCCGGCTGCTATTGAGCCTGGCCTGATGGGTTCTATCCATCAACAAGCGCCGGTTGGGCAAATGCGTCAACGGATCGTAAAAGGCTAATTGCAGGATTTGTTCCTCGGCCATTTTGCGCTGGGTGATGTCGTTGAACACGGCCACGAAATGGCTGATTTGCTGATCGGTATCCAGCACGGCGGTAATGGTCAGCCATTCGGGATAAATTTCACCGCTTTTGCGGCGGTTCCAGATTTCGCCTTGCCAGTAGTGTTCCGTAACCAAAGCCTGCCACAGGCGGCGATAGAATTCGGCATCGTGATGACCCGATTTCAGTAGGGCGGGTGTCTGGCCTATCGCCTCTTCCGCAGTATAGCCGGTGATTTCGGTAAACGCGCGATTGACCCGCAGGATCACCGAGTTGGCGTCCGTGACCACGATGCCTTCTTGCGAATTGAAAGCGATCGCGGCGATGCGCAATTCCTCGTTGGCCTTGTGTAGCGCGCGTTGCTGGTTGAACAAGCGTAGAAATACCTGAACCTTGGCTTTCAGCACATGATCGTCGATCGGCTTGGCCAGATAATCGGTCGCGCCGGCCACATAGCCACGGATATTGTCCTCCACGCCTTTAAAGGCCGCGGTCAGGAAAATGACCGGCGTTTGCGCGGTTTTCGGATTGGCGCGCAATTGTTCGCAGACCTCGAAGCCGTCCATGTCCGGCATCAAGGCGTCCAATAGAATCAAGGCATAATTTTCGTTCAGGGTCATGGATAGCGCGTCGAAGCCGTTGTCGACCTCGTGCAATTCGGCCTCGACGCCT
Proteins encoded:
- a CDS encoding EAL domain-containing response regulator; the encoded protein is MNSLPKILIVDDNANNRLSIRTILKGVEAELHEVDNGFDALSMTLNENYALILLDALMPDMDGFEVCEQLRANPKTAQTPVIFLTAAFKGVEDNIRGYVAGATDYLAKPIDDHVLKAKVQVFLRLFNQQRALHKANEELRIAAIAFNSQEGIVVTDANSVILRVNRAFTEITGYTAEEAIGQTPALLKSGHHDAEFYRRLWQALVTEHYWQGEIWNRRKSGEIYPEWLTITAVLDTDQQISHFVAVFNDITQRKMAEEQILQLAFYDPLTHLPNRRLLMDRTHQARLNSSRTHQYGAILFMDLDQFKGLNDTQGHDVGDLLLIEVAKRLSSCVREIDTVARLGGDEFVLLLEELGSTPDLAVTHAQMIGEKVLNALREPYLLKQYEHRTSASIGISLFYNSDISVETLFKQADTAMYEAKSAGRDAWRFFDPQMRTVLEARTALEADLQQALQQRQLQLYYQTQVDSERRILGAEALLRWQHPVKGLILPEQFIPLAEETGLMIPIGLWALETAARQIKDWENKGLLGRSFQLSVNISVSQFRHSHFVEQISDILARIGIEPRRLKLELSESVFAQNSSDTAEKMRKLKSFGLAFSIDDFGTGYSSLSYLKQLPLDQLKIDRSFINDLGVDENSTALIQTIIGMSRNLGLQVIAEGIESETQVKHLLEFGCPAFQGYLFCRPLPVNDFDSLLHDHHFPATD